In Erpetoichthys calabaricus chromosome 4, fErpCal1.3, whole genome shotgun sequence, one genomic interval encodes:
- the LOC114643315 gene encoding olfactory receptor 13G1-like, whose product MPNATIYVPEFVLHCAIEEDKMTFTIVALALIYVVTLFGNLLVIVVIILNPHLQNPMFLYIFTLAVIDVVNSTNLIPQMLAILVFNDTIVPYGPCLFQVSVVYHLGLTEGILFPVMACDRYLAVVYPLRYPSIVTNKTTGLTILLVNILAAAILVPYMVFARELSFCRTNVLPYCFCDFVTMIHISCTEDPRHLALLSSTTIVTGIGGMGICLLSYIRIVVAALKISSVEGKKKALSTTVTHLLVVSLFYVPLMISYILPGLGVQVSAEAYNVLVIIAIMVPPMMNPIIYSFRNKEIKSSIYRLWTGKRVNPDSY is encoded by the coding sequence ATGCCTAACGCCACCATCTATGTGCCGGAGTTCGTTCTGCACTGCGCCATTGAAGAGGACAAGATGACTTTTACCATCGTGGCTCTTGCCCTGATCTACGTGGTGACTCTCTTTGGAAATCTGCTGGTGATTGTGGTCATAATATTAAACCCTCATCTCCAGAACCCCATGTTCCTCTACATTTTCACCCTAGCAGTGATCGATGTGGTGAACAGCACCAACCTCATCCCTCAAATGCTGGCCATCCTGGTGTTTAATGACACCATTGTCCCTTACGGGCCCTGCTTGTTTCAGGTCTCGGTGGTGTACCATCTTGGGTTAACGGAGGGAATTCTTTTCCCTGTTATGGCATGTGATCGCTATTTAGCAGTTGTGTACCCCCTAAGATATCCTTCCATTGTTACAAATAAGACGACTGGACTCACCATCTTACTAGTGAATATATTAGCTGCTGCCATTCTCGTCCCATACATGGTGTTTGCTAGAGAACTTTCTTTTTGTCGCACTAACGTCTTGCCCTACTGTTTCTGTGATTTTGTTACAATGATTCATATTTCTTGTACAGAAGACCCAAGGCACCTTGCTCTCTTGTCCAGCACCACAATCGTCACTGGTATAGGCGGTATGGGAATCTGTCTCCTTTCCTACATCAGAATTGTGGTAGCCGCCCTGAAGATCTCCTCAGTAGAGGGTAAGAAGAAAGCTTTGAGCACAACGGTCACACACCTTTTAGTTGTGAGTCTCTTCTACGTACCACTCATGATTTCTTATATATTGCCAGGATTAGGAGTGCAGGTATCTGCTGAAGCTTACAACGTGTTGGTCATCATAGCCATTATGGTACCCCCTATGATGAATCCTATCATCTACAGCTTCAGGAACAAGGAGATCAAAAGCAGCATTTACAGGCTGTGGACAGGGAAGAGAGTGAACCCCGACAGCTATTAA